Proteins from one Triticum aestivum cultivar Chinese Spring chromosome 7A, IWGSC CS RefSeq v2.1, whole genome shotgun sequence genomic window:
- the LOC123150909 gene encoding protein CWC15 homolog, translating to MTTAARPTWAPAKGGNEQGGTRIFGPSGKYSSRDLAAHTSLKPRKEGQQTQEEVQKRNLRDELEERERKHFSSKDKSYVDERDRRKSSGLLLEGSKRDEDKIVPREIDADDSDVELKSDDESDDDDDDDDTEALMAELERIKKERAEDRLRKERQQAEEEAKMKEAELMRGNPLINMNNSGSFNVKRRWDDDVVFKNQARGETKTPKRFINDTIRSDFHRKFLHRYMK from the exons atgaCGACGGCGGCGCGGCCGACGTGGGCGCCGGCGAAGGGCGGGAACGAGCAGGGGGGCACGCGCATCTTCGGGCCCTCCGGGAAGTACTCCTCCCGCGACCTCGCCGCCCACACCTCCCTCAAGCCCAG AAAAGAGGGACAACAAACTCAAGAGGAGGTACAGAAGAGGAATCTTAGGGATGAACTTGAGGAGCGTGAACGCAAGCACTTCTCATCCAAGGATAAGTCCTATGTTG ACGAGAGGGACCGGCGAAAAAGTTCAGGCCTGCTCTTAGAAG GTTCAAAACGGGATGAGGATAAGATAGTTCCACGTGAAATTGATGCAGATGACTCTGACGTGGAACTAAAAAGTGATGATGAAAG cgacgatgatgacgacgacgatgacacTGAGGCACTAATGGCAGAGCTTGAAAGGATTAAAAAAGAAAGAGCCGAGGACAGGCTTAGAAAG GAGCGTCAGCAAGCAGAAGAAGAGGCCAAGATGAAGGAGGCTGAGCTGATGCGAGGAAACCCACTGATCAATATGAATAACTCTGGCTCCTTCAATGTGAAGAGAAG GTgggatgatgatgttgtattcaagAACCAGGCTCGTGGAGAGACTAAGACACCGAAACGGTTCATCAATGACACCATCAGAAGTGATTTCCACCGCAAGTTTCTGCATAGGTACATGAAATGA